The Drosophila bipectinata strain 14024-0381.07 chromosome 2L, DbipHiC1v2, whole genome shotgun sequence genome has a segment encoding these proteins:
- the LOC108124321 gene encoding adenylate kinase isoenzyme 5 isoform X1: MGICLDTDATAAQDTGEQGNDWNHTRNRNGQNAGDLETAAAAGHLGSTNIGGIDMQNAGKIKFDPPKVPVIFVLGGPGSGKVTHCDTFMQERRGVTHINMMDLLQQYAMGNDMQDFSQLSSKTVTEVLMLEMKMAPAAKAYLISGYPRSMRDVVEYSEKIQVVNGVILISWRQSVLQKQIDYGAKLGHVVLSLAKMELENFFKNVMPVADYFDQSDMLLAVNGERAPTEVYKDFRTAVLDILSTLENQEAVMNGVTGMGRGIHDIPGSIVSVDTAPSQAQQATQIAEGTAAVSTTDTTGTALARDLAVDPTGGAVAVMKTATTSADDDSGVVITQQPKLRPEAGPDESNLPPIIWVIGGPGSNKATLCLKAVGLNPGWAHIRLCTTCQYRKLCRQGGPGRRGHGSRKVVEPAPGDKSASTAG; encoded by the exons ATGCCACCGCGGCACAAGATACCGGCGAACAAGGCAACGATTGGAATCATACACGGAATCGAAATGGCCAAAATGCTGGAGACTTGGAGACCGCCGCGGCGGctggccatttgggctctacCAATATCGGCGGTATCGATATgcaaaatgctggaaaaatcAAATTCGATCCGCCCAAAGTGCCAGTGATATTTGTTTTAGGCGGCCCAGGTAGTGGCAAAGTCACCCATTGCGATACCTTTATGCAGGAGCGGCGCGGAGTGACGCACATCAATATGATGGATCTGCTTCAGCAATATGCAATGGGCAATG ACATGCAGGACTTTTCGCAACTATCGTCGAAAACAGTCACTGAGGTGTTGATgttggaaatgaaaatggctCCAGCTGCCAAAGCATACCTAATATCTGGATATCCACGCTCAATGCGCGACGTTGTCGAGTATTCGGAGAAg ATACAAGTCGTTAATGGCGTGATTCTAATATCCTGGCGTCAGTCGGTTTTACAAAAGCAAATCGATTATGGAGCCAAATTAGGTCATGTAGTACTCTCCTTAGCCAAAATGGAATTGGaaaatttcttcaaaaatgTGATGCCAGTCGCCGATTATTTTGATCAGAGCGACATGCTATTGGCT GTTAATGGTGAGCGTGCTCCCACAGAGGTGTACAAAGACTTTCGCACCGCTGTCCTCGACATACTCAGCACGCTCGAGAACCAGGAGGCCGTGATGAATGGAGTTACAGGTATGGGCAGAGGGATACATGATATACCCGGCAGTATAGTTAGCGTTGACACCGCACCAAGTCAAGCCCAACAAGCGACTCAAATTGCAGAAGGCACCGCCGCCGTTAGCACCACCGACACCACTGGCACCGCTCTGGCCAGAGATCTGGCCGTGGATCCCACGGGTGGGGCTGTGGCCGTCATGAAAACGGCCACCACCAGTGCCGATGACGACAGCGGGGTGGTGATCACTCAGCAGCCAAAGCTCCGTCCAGAAGCCGGTCCGGATGAGTCCAACCTGCCACCTATCATTTGGGTGATCGGAGGTCCGGGAAGCAACAAGGCCACCCTCTGTCTCAAGGCCGTTGGCCTGAATCCAGGCTGGGCTCACATtag ACTCTGCACCACGTGCCAATACCGAAAGTTATGCCGTCAAGGAGGCCCTGGCCGCCGGGGACATGGCTCCCGAAAAGTCGTTGAACCAGCTCCTGGAGACAAATCTGCGTCAACTGCGGGATAG
- the LOC108124335 gene encoding uncharacterized protein — translation MKFKKFAIIFFAILLLLIWCTHVFPGKNEDPEKAVQLPVLVKEVVEQPILVKYVTRDFQEEKMFQFHQRLLALIATSRPPRKPLPAKVAHYVEKSIYDLSERTNRRLMTDPTDRFFVNDKKCQIPFADPFSPAVMEILQHVELKKCSNESGIISLKYDKKLKRYRVHVNTVTMVKIAPNITKFSCHYREFVNNNGDPYFTVSQRSFQQDALLKPNISGILVECHDARNNENIVQQNAFPLVQVFNKSTRIKSHPLDRQPSVIILGLESLSRMNFQRTMPKTAEFVRKPNWFEMQGYNKVGYSTAENLCAVFAGTKRKEECIERLPLIWKEYRMAGYSTAFGEDTTEASFPFEIPAEFELQSLLSALSTFMNIVYRFGIKYCVGRHLIFDHLSNFCLQFTQRLVPELDQPAFGLFWSSSFTREYHFASTSLDNRFVKHLELMEKNQVFDDSIVILVSDQGYQTGELARLPDGFLEQRLPLLHIHLPVWFQMAYENFTANMKMNRERLTSPYDLHMTLRHILQLNATTHEELVKQPSDMELCNSSRSLFHPFPKDRGCEEACIEPHFCTCREFVPLPHDRIAFDLARRFLFHTNSYMLIKGLNQFCQRLLVSGIDYFERKLGPETKNGISTFRIGIKTDPETGVYEATVRFNVHTSQMGRVKWEDVSALHNIKNQSQCIDHEIGKKFCFCYPKNLDEEMIHWKNMTAKIMEKDETR, via the exons atgaaatttaaaaagtttgcCATTATCTTTTTTGCTATTCTGTTGCTACTAATTTGGTGCACTCATGTGTTTCCGGGGAAGAATGAAGACCCCGAGAAGGCGGTTCAACTTCCTGTACTTGTAAAGGAAGTAGTGGAACAGCCAATTCTCGTTAAATACGTCACTCGAGATTTTCAGGAAGAAAAAATGTTCCAATTTCATCAACGGCTTTTGGCTCTAATAGCGACCTCTAGGCCGCCCAGAAAGCCCTTACCAGCTAAAGTGGCCCATTATGTGGAAAAGTCGATATATGATTTGAGCGAAAGAACAAATCGTCGATTGATGACCGATCCAACTGACAGATTCTTTGTGAACGACAAAAAGTGTCAAATACCATTTGCAGATCCTTTCTCCCCGGCTGTCATGGAAATCCTTCAACATGTAGAGTTAAAGAAGTGCAGCAATGAATCGGGTATTATTTCGCTAAAATAtgataaaaaactaaagagaTATAGGGTTCACGTTAACACGGTTACGATGGTAAAAATAGCTCCAAATATTACAAAGTTCAGCTGCCACTATCGAGAGTTTGTTAACAATAATGGGGATCCATATTTCAC TGTTTCTCAAAGGAGTTTCCAGCAGGATGCTCTCCTGAAACCCAACATTAGCGGCATCTTAGTGGAATGTCACGATGCGAGAAACAATGAGAATATTGTGCAGCAGAATGCCTTTCCTCTGGTCCAGGTTTTCAACAAGAGCACTCGTATTAAAAGCCATCCTCTGGATAGGCAACCCAGTGTGATAATCCTGGGATTGGAGAGTCTGTCGAGAATGAATTTCCAACGGACTATGCCGAAAACGGCGGAATTTGTGCGAAAACCAAACTGGTTTGAAATGCAGGGCTACAACAAGGTAGGGTATTCTACGGCCGAAAACCTCTGTGCCGTATTTGCTGGAACGAAGAGAAAAGAGGAGTGTATCGAGCGGTTACCATTGATTTGGAAGGAGTACAGAATGGCTGGATACTCTACGGCCTTTGGGGAGGACACCACTGAAGCATCATTTCCCTTCGAGATACCCGCCGAATTTGAACTTCAATCTCTGCTTTCAGCCCTATCCACGTTCATGAACATAGTTTATAGATTTGGCATTAAATATTGTGTTGGCAGACATCTGATTTTTGACCACCTGTCCAACTTTTGCCTTCAGTTCACACAAAGATTAGTCCCAGAACTGGATCAGCCAGCGTTCGGACTATTTTGGAGCTCTTCCTTCACCCGGGAATACCACTTTGCGTCCACCAGTCTGGACAATCGGTTCGTAAAGCATTTGGAGCTGATGGAAAAGAACCAGGTATTCGACGACTCAATTGTGATACTGGTGAGTGATCAGGGATATCAAACAGGAGAGCTGGCCCGTTTGCCTGATGGCTTCCTGGAGCAGCGTCTGCCCTTGCTGCACATCCATTTGCCGGTCTGGTTCCAGATGGCCTATGAGAACTTTACGGCAAATATGAAGATGAACCGCGAACGCCTCACTTCGCCCTACGATCTGCACATGACCCTGCGACACATCCTGCAACTGAATGCCACCACCCACGAGGAGCTAGTCAAACAGCCATCGGACATGGAGCTCTGCAATTCAAGTAGGTCATTGTTCCATCCATTTCCCAAGGATCGGGGCTGCGAGGAGGCCTGCATTGAGCCACACTTCTGCACCTGCCGTGAATTCGTTCCTCTGCCCCACGATCGAATCGCCTTCGATTTGGCGAGGAGATTCTTGTTCCACACGAACTCGTATATGCTGATAAAGGGCCTGAACCAATTCTGCCAGAGACTGTTGGTCTCGGGCATCGACTATTTCGAGCGAAAGTTGGGGCCTGAGACCAAAAACGGCATTAGTACCTTCCGCATAGGGATTAAGACGGATCCGGAAACTGGAGTATACGAGGCCACTGTTCGATTTAACGTCCATACGTCCCAAATGGGCAGGGTCAAATGGGAGGACGTGAGTGCCCTGCACAACATCAAGAACCAATCGCAGTGTATCGACCACGAAATTGGCAAAAAGTTCTGTTTCTGCTACCCAAAGAACTTGGACGAGGAAATGATCCATTGGAAAAACATGACAGCAAAAATAATGGAGAAAGATGAAACAAGATAG
- the LOC108124321 gene encoding uncharacterized protein isoform X3, translating to MGICLDTDATAAQDTGEQGNDWNHTRNRNGQNAGDLETAAAAGHLGSTNIGGIDMQNAGKIKFDPPKVPVIFVLGGPGSGKVTHCDTFMQERRGVTHINMMDLLQQYAMGNDMQDFSQLSSKTVTEVLMLEMKMAPAAKAYLISGYPRSMRDVVEYSEKIQVVNGVILISWRQSVLQKQIDYGAKLGHVVLSLAKMELENFFKNVMPVADYFDQSDMLLAVNGERAPTEVYKDFRTAVLDILSTLENQEAVMNGVTEGTAAVSTTDTTGTALARDLAVDPTGGAVAVMKTATTSADDDSGVVITQQPKLRPEAGPDESNLPPIIWVIGGPGSNKATLCLKAVGLNPGWAHISVGRLLRNITDSAPRANTESYAVKEALAAGDMAPEKSLNQLLETNLRQLRDRTGIIIDGYPRNLQQVKYFENKYKQRPPIILLDCSKLQLGRGRIDDTVSSFRRRLELFREQTLPMLKTLDTSNRLQIVDGDTDSPSVQREFERLIRSHIQRLLNQGEDTDAMEPLGNQMMRNEQTDAILHDLETNVPGAVPTISHHVSMMNGHLKNRGSAVGSGKQMMNGHVPGRPGTGAGNGNGPVGQSVPVDFRHMLEEAERYPVDSYM from the exons ATGCCACCGCGGCACAAGATACCGGCGAACAAGGCAACGATTGGAATCATACACGGAATCGAAATGGCCAAAATGCTGGAGACTTGGAGACCGCCGCGGCGGctggccatttgggctctacCAATATCGGCGGTATCGATATgcaaaatgctggaaaaatcAAATTCGATCCGCCCAAAGTGCCAGTGATATTTGTTTTAGGCGGCCCAGGTAGTGGCAAAGTCACCCATTGCGATACCTTTATGCAGGAGCGGCGCGGAGTGACGCACATCAATATGATGGATCTGCTTCAGCAATATGCAATGGGCAATG ACATGCAGGACTTTTCGCAACTATCGTCGAAAACAGTCACTGAGGTGTTGATgttggaaatgaaaatggctCCAGCTGCCAAAGCATACCTAATATCTGGATATCCACGCTCAATGCGCGACGTTGTCGAGTATTCGGAGAAg ATACAAGTCGTTAATGGCGTGATTCTAATATCCTGGCGTCAGTCGGTTTTACAAAAGCAAATCGATTATGGAGCCAAATTAGGTCATGTAGTACTCTCCTTAGCCAAAATGGAATTGGaaaatttcttcaaaaatgTGATGCCAGTCGCCGATTATTTTGATCAGAGCGACATGCTATTGGCT GTTAATGGTGAGCGTGCTCCCACAGAGGTGTACAAAGACTTTCGCACCGCTGTCCTCGACATACTCAGCACGCTCGAGAACCAGGAGGCCGTGATGAATGGAGTTACAG AAGGCACCGCCGCCGTTAGCACCACCGACACCACTGGCACCGCTCTGGCCAGAGATCTGGCCGTGGATCCCACGGGTGGGGCTGTGGCCGTCATGAAAACGGCCACCACCAGTGCCGATGACGACAGCGGGGTGGTGATCACTCAGCAGCCAAAGCTCCGTCCAGAAGCCGGTCCGGATGAGTCCAACCTGCCACCTATCATTTGGGTGATCGGAGGTCCGGGAAGCAACAAGGCCACCCTCTGTCTCAAGGCCGTTGGCCTGAATCCAGGCTGGGCTCACATtag TGTGGGTCGCCTTCTGCGGAATATCACAGACTCTGCACCACGTGCCAATACCGAAAGTTATGCCGTCAAGGAGGCCCTGGCCGCCGGGGACATGGCTCCCGAAAAGTCGTTGAACCAGCTCCTGGAGACAAATCTGCGTCAACTGCGGGATAGAACTGGTATCATTATAGATGGGTATCCAAGGAATCTGCAACAGGTCAAGTACTTTGAAAATAAG TACAAGCAACGTCCGCCCATTATTTTGCTGGACTGCTCGAAGCTGCAACTGGGGCGGGGTCGTATAGACGACACAGTTTCCTCATTCCGTCGCCGCCTGGAGCTCTTCCGGGAGCAGACCCTGCCTATGCTCAAGACCCTGGACACCAGCAATCGTCTTCAGATT GTCGATGGCGATACGGACAGTCCTTCGGTACAGCGTGAGTTCGAGCGTCTCATCCGGAGTCACATTCAGCGACTGCTTAACCAAGGCGAGGACACGGATGCCATGGAGCCACTAGGCAACCAAATGATGCGGAACGAGCAAACGGATGCCATTCTGCACGACCTTGAGACGAATGTGCCGGGAGCAGTGCCCACGATCAGTCATCATGTCAGCATGATGAACGGACATCTGAAGAACCGGGGCAGTGCAGTGGGAAGTGGCAAGCAAATGATGAACGGCCATGTCCCAGGCAGGCCGGGAACAGGagccggaaacggaaatgggcCGGTGGGCCAGTCAGTGCCCGTTGACTTCCGGCACATGCTCGAGGAGGCCGAGCGGTATCCGGTGGACTCGTACATGTAG
- the LOC108124260 gene encoding uncharacterized protein — protein MSRHYLRKLCIFSLLLWVIYILVHYKGSNRDQTPTNTTWEIHIQPVTRFDLNGSYHSGTIENETIESTKKSNIRKWSKPDQRFFVLSSKCQMPYLDWFGDDIWKIVPPLKFKSCTNEPSLISALYNSEEKQYRLHINYDVLSTHFSNYSEVACTYSEIVRGTDDTFSYLMTADDFDQDWVVPSHFLGVVVQCHEVGNTSNILQKDAFSFVQQPKHHDDKADAIRSTMYPSVFIFGIDSMSRMNFRRMMPLTWKFVRQPGWFELEGYNKVADNTLPNLIAILTGGNPTRWRRRCDLRAKGCFDYMTFLWNFFHNAGYLTAYAEDMTSFSIFNYLKSGFIRKPVDFYLRPFMIVVEQILKSVEYLGFKYCVGRRLSFDYIFDFARQLIQRFVHENPKPLFGLFWTSSFTHDDFRGGHLLDGLLVEYLKEFEEYGLFNKSIVILLSDHGSRFGFLAEHYTGFLEERLPMLHIYLPPWYRERYPSVVEALHLNKNRLCSNYDLHLGIRQLLEQVRPGLTFAEPCVGCKSILRPLPVNRSCEEAHIPRHWCTCQPFVQVEKSDYVQTLAKAAVYRMNKFLQKLNLDGYCHRLHLNQILMAEKELHFDDRGNRIAPPNFIDTYRLAFSTLPNDGMFRATIRTSPGDVAVGVEMHSISRLNSYGNQSHCAQDAMAKKICFCFKPEVLAMKHHYSRKPQKVVYEYLQHNEDDFYDAKEENLTVTTNA, from the exons ATGTCCCGACATTACCTTCGCAAACTGTGTATCTTTTCGCTGCTCTTGTGGGTGATATACATACTGGTTCACTACAAGGGAAGTAACCGCGACCAGACCCCGACAAATACTACCTGGGAGATCCATATTCAGCCCGTAACTCGTTTCGACCTCAATGGTAGCTACCACAGTGGTACCATTGAAAATGAGACTATTGAGTCGACAAAAAAGTCGAACATCCGCAAATGGTCCAAACCAGACCAGAGGTTTTTTGTTCTCAGCTCCAAGTGTCAAATGCCGTATTTGGATTGGTTTGGCGACGACATTTGGAAGATTGTACCGCCCCTTAAGTTCAAGTCTTGCACCAACGAGCCAAGCTTAATAAGTGCTCTCTATAATTCTGAGGAAAAGCAGTACAGACTGCATATAAACTACGATGTGCTTTCTACGCATTTTTCAAACTATTCAGAAGTTGCTTGTACTTACAGTGAGATTGTTCGTGGAACCGATGACACGTTTTCATA CCTAATGACAGCCGATGACTTTGACCAGGATTGGGTTGTACCAAGTCACTTCTTGGGTGTGGTGGTGCAGTGTCATGAAGTTGGGAACACGTCGAATATCCTCCAAAAGGATGCCTTCTCGTTCGTCCAACAACCGAAGCACCACGACGACAAAGCAGATGCCATTCGTTCAACCATGTATCccagtgtttttattttcggaaTCGACAGCATGTCCAGGATGAATTTCCGACGAATGATGCCGCTAACCTGGAAGTTTGTTCGCCAACCGGGTTGGTTCGAATTGGAGGGCTATAACAAAGTGGCCGACAATACGCTTCCCAATCTAATAGCCATTCTGACGGGGGGGAACCCGACGAGATGGCGACGCCGTTGCGATTTGCGGGCAAAAGGATGCTTCGACTATATGACGTTTTTGTGGAACTTCTTTCACAATGCCGGCTACCTAACAGCCTATGCCGAGGACATGACCAGCTTCTCCATCTTCAACTACTTGAAGTCGGGCTTTATCCGAAAGCCAGTGGACTTTTACTTGCGGCCCTTTATGATTGTCGTCGAACAAATCCTCAAATCGGTCGAATATCTTGGTTTCAAGTACTGCGTGGGCAGGCGACTCAGTTTCGACTACATTTTCGACTTTGCCAGGCAGCTCATCCAGCGTTTTGTCCACGAGAATCCAAAGCCCCTTTTCGGTTTGTTTTGGACTAGTAGCTTCACGCACGATGACTTCCGAGGCGGACACCTATTAGATGGGCTGTTGGTCGAATATCTAAAGGAATTCGAGGAGTACGGACTGTTTAATAAGTCCATAGTTATCCTGCTGAGCGATCATGGCTCCCGTTTTGGATTCTTGGCCGAGCACTATACGGGTTTCCTGGAGGAGCGACTGCCCATGTTACACATATACCTACCGCCCTGGTACCGGGAACGCTATCCATCGGTGGTAGAGGCCCTGCACCTGAATAAGAACCGTCTCTGCTCCAACTACGATCTTCACCTAGGCATCCGGCAGCTACTGGAGCAGGTTCGTCCGGGACTCACTTTTGCCGAGCCCTGTGTCGGTTGCAAATCGATTCTACGCCCCCTTCCCGTCAACCGGAGCTGCGAGGAGGCCCACATACCCCGCCACTGGTGTACCTGCCAGCCCTTCGTCCAGGTGGAGAAGAGCGACTACGTCCAGACACTGGCTAAAGCGGCTGTATACCGGATGAACAAGTTCCTGCAAAAACTAAATCTTGACGGATACTGCCACCGACTGCACTTAAACCAGATCCTGATGGCGGAAAAGGAGTTGCACTTCGATGATCGTGGGAATAGGATAGCTCCTCCGAATTTCATTGACACTTATCGCCTGGCATTCAGCACCCTTCCGAATGACGGTATGTTTCGGGCCACTATCCGCACTAGCCCGGGGGACGTGGCAGTCGGCGTCGAGATGCACTCGATCAGTCGCCTGAACTCATACGGGAATCAATCCCATTGTGCTCAGGATGCAATGGCCAAGAAAATATGCTTCTGCTTCAAGCCAGAGGTCTTGGCCATGAAACATCACTATTCTCGAAAGCCTCAAAAAGTGGTCTATGAATATTTGCAACATAATGAAGATGACTTTTATGATGCTAAGGAAGAAAACTTAACTGTTACAACAAATgcttaa
- the LOC108124321 gene encoding uncharacterized protein isoform X2 — MGICLDTDATAAQDTGEQGNDWNHTRNRNGQNAGDLETAAAAGHLGSTNIGGIDMQNAGKIKFDPPKVPVIFVLGGPGSGKVTHCDTFMQERRGVTHINMMDLLQQYAMGNDMQDFSQLSSKTVTEVLMLEMKMAPAAKAYLISGYPRSMRDVVEYSEKIQVVNGVILISWRQSVLQKQIDYGAKLGHVVLSLAKMELENFFKNVMPVADYFDQSDMLLAVNGERAPTEVYKDFRTAVLDILSTLENQEAVMNGVTGMGRGIHDIPGSIVSVDTAPSQAQQATQIAEGTAAVSTTDTTGTALARDLAVDPTGGAVAVMKTATTSADDDSGVVITQQPKLRPEAGPDESNLPPIIWVIGGPGSNKATLCLKAVGLNPGWAHISVGRLLRNITDSAPRANTESYAVKEALAAGDMAPEKSLNQLLETNLRQLRDRTGIIIDGYPRNLQQVKYFENKYKQRPPIILLDCSKLQLGRGRIDDTVSSFRRRLELFREQTLPMLKTLDTSNRLQIVDGDTDSPSVQREFERLIRSHIQRLLNQGEDTDAMEPLGNQMMRNEQTDAILHDLETNVPGAVPTISHHVSMMNGHLKNRGSAVGSGKQMMNGHVPGRPGTGAGNGNGPVGQSVPVDFRHMLEEAERYPVDSYM, encoded by the exons ATGCCACCGCGGCACAAGATACCGGCGAACAAGGCAACGATTGGAATCATACACGGAATCGAAATGGCCAAAATGCTGGAGACTTGGAGACCGCCGCGGCGGctggccatttgggctctacCAATATCGGCGGTATCGATATgcaaaatgctggaaaaatcAAATTCGATCCGCCCAAAGTGCCAGTGATATTTGTTTTAGGCGGCCCAGGTAGTGGCAAAGTCACCCATTGCGATACCTTTATGCAGGAGCGGCGCGGAGTGACGCACATCAATATGATGGATCTGCTTCAGCAATATGCAATGGGCAATG ACATGCAGGACTTTTCGCAACTATCGTCGAAAACAGTCACTGAGGTGTTGATgttggaaatgaaaatggctCCAGCTGCCAAAGCATACCTAATATCTGGATATCCACGCTCAATGCGCGACGTTGTCGAGTATTCGGAGAAg ATACAAGTCGTTAATGGCGTGATTCTAATATCCTGGCGTCAGTCGGTTTTACAAAAGCAAATCGATTATGGAGCCAAATTAGGTCATGTAGTACTCTCCTTAGCCAAAATGGAATTGGaaaatttcttcaaaaatgTGATGCCAGTCGCCGATTATTTTGATCAGAGCGACATGCTATTGGCT GTTAATGGTGAGCGTGCTCCCACAGAGGTGTACAAAGACTTTCGCACCGCTGTCCTCGACATACTCAGCACGCTCGAGAACCAGGAGGCCGTGATGAATGGAGTTACAGGTATGGGCAGAGGGATACATGATATACCCGGCAGTATAGTTAGCGTTGACACCGCACCAAGTCAAGCCCAACAAGCGACTCAAATTGCAGAAGGCACCGCCGCCGTTAGCACCACCGACACCACTGGCACCGCTCTGGCCAGAGATCTGGCCGTGGATCCCACGGGTGGGGCTGTGGCCGTCATGAAAACGGCCACCACCAGTGCCGATGACGACAGCGGGGTGGTGATCACTCAGCAGCCAAAGCTCCGTCCAGAAGCCGGTCCGGATGAGTCCAACCTGCCACCTATCATTTGGGTGATCGGAGGTCCGGGAAGCAACAAGGCCACCCTCTGTCTCAAGGCCGTTGGCCTGAATCCAGGCTGGGCTCACATtag TGTGGGTCGCCTTCTGCGGAATATCACAGACTCTGCACCACGTGCCAATACCGAAAGTTATGCCGTCAAGGAGGCCCTGGCCGCCGGGGACATGGCTCCCGAAAAGTCGTTGAACCAGCTCCTGGAGACAAATCTGCGTCAACTGCGGGATAGAACTGGTATCATTATAGATGGGTATCCAAGGAATCTGCAACAGGTCAAGTACTTTGAAAATAAG TACAAGCAACGTCCGCCCATTATTTTGCTGGACTGCTCGAAGCTGCAACTGGGGCGGGGTCGTATAGACGACACAGTTTCCTCATTCCGTCGCCGCCTGGAGCTCTTCCGGGAGCAGACCCTGCCTATGCTCAAGACCCTGGACACCAGCAATCGTCTTCAGATT GTCGATGGCGATACGGACAGTCCTTCGGTACAGCGTGAGTTCGAGCGTCTCATCCGGAGTCACATTCAGCGACTGCTTAACCAAGGCGAGGACACGGATGCCATGGAGCCACTAGGCAACCAAATGATGCGGAACGAGCAAACGGATGCCATTCTGCACGACCTTGAGACGAATGTGCCGGGAGCAGTGCCCACGATCAGTCATCATGTCAGCATGATGAACGGACATCTGAAGAACCGGGGCAGTGCAGTGGGAAGTGGCAAGCAAATGATGAACGGCCATGTCCCAGGCAGGCCGGGAACAGGagccggaaacggaaatgggcCGGTGGGCCAGTCAGTGCCCGTTGACTTCCGGCACATGCTCGAGGAGGCCGAGCGGTATCCGGTGGACTCGTACATGTAG